A portion of the Acidobacteriaceae bacterium genome contains these proteins:
- a CDS encoding polymer-forming cytoskeletal protein, translating into MWKPNQPGSTPATPEPQRPAPPVSGGAPGFEPARPTAPTSTPVSAAAGDQATIGKSLIVKGEVSGSESLYIDGKVEGAINLPGNRVTIGRNGQVAANIAAREIVVLGKVRGNCQAADRIDIRAEGSLTGDVIAARISIEDGAFFKGGIDIRKPGAGEQPKPTETPAETPAS; encoded by the coding sequence ACCCCTGCAACCCCTGAACCTCAGCGCCCGGCTCCCCCCGTTTCCGGTGGCGCTCCTGGCTTCGAGCCCGCGCGTCCCACGGCACCGACGTCCACCCCGGTTTCGGCTGCTGCCGGCGACCAGGCCACGATCGGCAAGAGCCTGATCGTGAAGGGTGAAGTCTCGGGCTCCGAGTCGCTCTACATCGACGGTAAGGTCGAAGGCGCGATCAACCTACCCGGCAACCGCGTGACCATCGGCCGCAACGGCCAGGTCGCAGCGAACATTGCTGCTCGCGAGATCGTTGTGCTCGGCAAGGTGCGTGGCAACTGCCAGGCAGCCGACCGTATCGACATCCGCGCGGAAGGCTCGCTGACCGGCGACGTGATTGCAGCGCGTATCTCGATCGAAGACGGCGCGTTCTTCAAGGGCGGCATCGACATCCGCAAGCCGGGTGCTGGCGAACAGCCCAAGCCGACCGAAACCCCGGCAGAAACCCCCGCCAGCTAA
- a CDS encoding FmdE family protein, giving the protein MSAPALALPPATLDELLLEAERAHGHLCAGQILGVRMAMLALRELGVGDPRQRTLADGTLNPDRKRLVVFVEIDRCATDAIGVVTAARVGKRALKLRDWGKMAATFIDLEAKLDGDDYKAIRVVAKESSKARAKELYPELEKNAQQMKSYREMLDTDLFTTDWVRVALPPSEFPGFKGERVVCANCGEGVNFDRWTECDGERLCFSCAYTTLRYYRPL; this is encoded by the coding sequence ATGAGCGCTCCTGCCCTCGCCCTTCCACCCGCCACCCTCGACGAGCTTCTGCTCGAAGCCGAACGCGCCCACGGCCACCTCTGCGCCGGGCAGATCCTCGGTGTGCGCATGGCGATGCTTGCCCTGCGCGAGCTTGGCGTCGGCGACCCGCGCCAACGCACTCTCGCTGACGGCACGCTGAACCCCGATCGCAAGCGCCTCGTCGTCTTCGTCGAAATCGACCGCTGCGCGACCGACGCTATCGGCGTCGTGACCGCAGCCCGCGTGGGCAAACGCGCGCTGAAGCTGCGCGACTGGGGCAAGATGGCCGCAACCTTCATCGACCTGGAAGCGAAGCTCGACGGCGACGACTATAAGGCGATCCGCGTCGTTGCGAAGGAAAGCTCCAAGGCCCGCGCGAAGGAGCTCTATCCTGAGCTTGAAAAGAACGCGCAGCAAATGAAGTCTTACCGCGAGATGCTCGACACCGACCTCTTCACCACGGATTGGGTGCGCGTCGCGCTGCCGCCGAGCGAGTTCCCGGGTTTCAAAGGAGAGCGTGTCGTCTGCGCAAACTGCGGCGAAGGCGTGAACTTCGACCGCTGGACCGAATGCGACGGCGAGCGCCTCTGCTTCTCCTGTGCCTACACCACGCTGCGCTACTACCGGCCGCTCTAA
- a CDS encoding DciA family protein — translation MSLNRMRDVLRDSLAKSLRDLAEEDRLVAAWQVVCGAALAAHGEVMRLDAESVLHVRVDTAQWFTEFLDRRSQLAKDLGRVAGVKVAGIHFEEARRVR, via the coding sequence ATGAGCCTGAACCGAATGCGTGACGTGCTGCGCGATTCGCTGGCGAAGAGCCTGCGCGATCTTGCGGAAGAAGACAGGCTGGTGGCGGCGTGGCAGGTGGTCTGCGGCGCCGCGCTGGCCGCACATGGCGAGGTGATGCGCCTGGACGCGGAGAGCGTGCTGCACGTGCGGGTGGACACGGCGCAGTGGTTTACCGAGTTTCTGGACAGGCGTTCGCAACTGGCCAAGGACCTGGGCCGGGTCGCGGGAGTGAAGGTGGCCGGGATACACTTCGAAGAGGCGCGTCGCGTCCGGTGA
- a CDS encoding methyltransferase domain-containing protein, which translates to MIEAPPIPTNETPPLPGFDHRTYALHEHLDGPCTYADYRKAMLDMARLNRFTRAHRPFLQLIAEVVAKTGVSHTPLAILDIGCGQGALLRIVRRWAATRSLPLRLTGIDLHPYAARLAAECNSKEHLPPGTLHHETADALATAIDADIIFCSLMAHHLTDDDVLRLLHQCNRARHAWMISDLRRSQRAAKLFVLLARLLRLHRFVVEDGDISFRRAYSLEEWKQLVTRANIRAEVIDVGSGRVLIRKQNVEG; encoded by the coding sequence GTGATCGAAGCTCCTCCCATACCGACGAACGAAACACCCCCACTCCCGGGCTTCGACCACCGCACCTACGCGCTTCATGAACACCTCGACGGCCCCTGCACCTACGCGGACTACCGCAAGGCCATGCTCGACATGGCAAGGCTCAACCGGTTTACCCGCGCACATAGGCCCTTCCTGCAGCTGATCGCCGAGGTCGTGGCAAAGACCGGCGTCAGCCACACTCCGCTCGCTATCCTCGACATTGGCTGCGGGCAAGGTGCGCTCCTTCGCATCGTTCGTCGCTGGGCAGCAACAAGAAGCCTTCCGTTGCGTCTCACCGGCATCGACCTGCACCCCTACGCTGCGCGCCTCGCTGCCGAGTGCAACAGCAAGGAGCACCTTCCTCCCGGCACACTTCATCACGAAACAGCCGATGCGCTCGCCACGGCTATCGACGCCGACATCATTTTCTGCTCGCTCATGGCGCACCACCTCACGGACGACGACGTTCTCCGCCTGCTCCACCAATGCAACCGCGCTCGCCACGCCTGGATGATCAGCGACCTCCGACGTTCCCAACGCGCCGCAAAGCTTTTCGTCCTGCTCGCCCGGCTGCTGCGGCTACATCGCTTCGTCGTCGAAGACGGTGACATCTCGTTCCGCCGCGCATACTCACTCGAAGAGTGGAAACAGCTCGTCACCCGCGCCAATATCCGCGCCGAAGTCATTGATGTCGGCAGCGGACGCGTACTGATACGAAAGCAGAATGTAGAGGGGTAG
- a CDS encoding TonB-dependent receptor — MKFGAAIALGVMPIVACAQTPEKPVVKESVTVTATDRGLANVSDAATTVAVLTQKQLQQTPGLTLDDALHAVAGFQLFRRTSSWSANPTSQGVSLRGLGSTAASRTLVVSDQTALNDPFGGWVHWNEVPALAIREVDVVRGGSANLYGSSAIGGVMDVVPIVAPSTPAFTFAANAGGAQQSSGLGDALIAGGGRRFSGLGSLSVLSTAGYVPTAPSVRGAVDSQSNVQSEAARVELRSGALLPDVSVFLRGNMLNESRGNGTLLQTNATRLWRYVAGGDWAHEKNTAAVRLYGAREGYRQSFSSIASDRNSESLTKLQRVPTDELGLVLQASREVVKNVSVAMGFDLRDDRSTDGETPVSSGVIGTTTAISARQRAIGGYVDGIWRWKQWSVSASVRVDSFRTFDGVSTNGSAHTKEPEIDELVSSPRVGVVRGLGHGISLSATAFRAFRGPTFNELYRTGQVGQQTTLANNSLLAERATGFELGGEYARASLGRVRATYFWTEVNRPISAVLLSQSGSAQTLQRQNLGQIRSRGMMLEGQSVTRHGFDVGFGYQLAFATVTAFRSDSAAQPNLLGKWIPEVARQSVTATANYAVPKVAALHLIASYQGQMYDDALNTLVLHPYARFDLQTDRKLWHGLSVYAGAQNLLDRSIEAGRTPSLTLASPRMVRAGMRYSFVKSRE, encoded by the coding sequence GTGAAGTTTGGTGCAGCGATTGCGCTAGGGGTGATGCCGATAGTCGCTTGTGCGCAGACGCCGGAGAAGCCGGTGGTGAAGGAGAGCGTTACGGTAACGGCCACGGACCGAGGACTGGCGAATGTCTCTGACGCAGCGACGACGGTGGCGGTGTTAACGCAGAAGCAGTTGCAGCAGACGCCAGGGTTGACGCTGGATGATGCGCTTCATGCTGTGGCGGGCTTCCAGTTATTTCGGCGAACGAGTTCATGGTCGGCGAACCCGACGTCGCAGGGTGTGAGCCTGCGCGGGCTTGGGTCGACCGCCGCGAGCCGCACGCTGGTAGTGAGCGATCAGACCGCGCTAAACGATCCCTTTGGTGGTTGGGTGCACTGGAACGAAGTGCCCGCGTTGGCGATTCGCGAAGTGGATGTAGTGCGCGGCGGAAGTGCGAACCTGTACGGCTCGTCAGCGATTGGCGGCGTGATGGATGTGGTGCCGATCGTTGCGCCTTCGACGCCTGCGTTCACGTTTGCGGCAAACGCCGGCGGCGCGCAGCAGTCGTCGGGTCTTGGCGATGCGTTGATTGCCGGCGGCGGGCGCAGGTTTTCAGGGCTTGGTTCTTTGAGCGTGTTGTCGACGGCAGGGTATGTGCCGACAGCGCCGTCGGTGCGTGGGGCGGTGGACTCGCAGTCAAATGTGCAAAGTGAGGCGGCCCGCGTGGAGCTTCGGTCAGGCGCGTTGTTGCCGGACGTGAGCGTCTTTCTGCGGGGCAATATGCTGAACGAGTCGCGCGGCAACGGGACGTTGTTGCAGACGAATGCGACGCGTCTGTGGCGCTATGTCGCAGGTGGTGATTGGGCGCATGAGAAGAACACGGCGGCGGTGCGTTTGTACGGTGCGCGCGAAGGTTATCGGCAAAGCTTTTCGAGCATCGCGAGCGATCGCAACTCGGAGAGTCTGACGAAGCTGCAGCGGGTGCCTACGGATGAGTTGGGGCTGGTGCTGCAGGCATCACGCGAGGTGGTGAAGAACGTTTCCGTAGCGATGGGATTTGATCTTCGCGATGACCGCTCGACCGATGGAGAGACGCCGGTCAGCAGCGGGGTGATCGGCACGACAACGGCGATCTCGGCGCGACAGCGTGCGATCGGCGGCTATGTGGACGGCATTTGGCGATGGAAGCAGTGGTCGGTGTCGGCATCGGTGCGTGTGGATAGCTTCAGAACCTTTGACGGCGTTTCGACGAACGGCAGCGCGCACACGAAGGAGCCGGAGATTGATGAGCTGGTGTCGAGTCCTCGTGTGGGTGTCGTGCGTGGGTTGGGGCATGGTATCTCGCTGAGTGCCACGGCGTTCCGCGCGTTTCGCGGCCCGACGTTCAACGAGCTGTACCGCACGGGGCAGGTTGGTCAGCAGACGACGCTGGCGAACAACTCGCTGCTGGCCGAGCGGGCAACGGGCTTTGAGCTTGGCGGCGAGTATGCGCGGGCCTCGCTGGGACGCGTGCGTGCGACGTACTTCTGGACGGAGGTAAACCGACCGATCTCAGCGGTGCTGTTGTCGCAGAGCGGATCGGCGCAGACGTTGCAGCGTCAAAACCTGGGGCAGATCCGTTCACGCGGCATGATGCTGGAAGGGCAGAGCGTGACGCGGCATGGCTTCGATGTGGGCTTTGGGTACCAGCTTGCGTTTGCGACGGTGACTGCGTTCCGCAGCGACTCGGCCGCGCAGCCGAACCTGTTGGGCAAGTGGATCCCCGAGGTGGCGCGGCAGTCGGTGACGGCGACGGCGAATTATGCGGTGCCGAAGGTGGCCGCGTTGCACTTGATCGCGAGCTATCAGGGGCAGATGTATGACGATGCTCTGAATACGCTGGTGCTGCATCCCTATGCGCGGTTTGATCTGCAGACAGATCGCAAGCTGTGGCACGGGCTGTCGGTCTATGCCGGAGCGCAAAACCTGCTGGACCGCTCGATCGAAGCAGGCAGAACGCCGTCGTTGACGCTGGCGTCACCGCGCATGGTGCGCGCAGGGATGCGCTACAGCTTCGTGAAGAGCAGGGAGTAG
- a CDS encoding HAD family hydrolase: MGERALFLDRDGVVNHEVGYLYRSEDVRWVDGIFPLVRTAMELGYRTVVVTNQSGIARGYYTEAQFHTLMDWMRAEFAAEGARLDAVYYCPFHPRQGVGEYQRESDDRKPGPGMLLRAAQDHGLDLSRSVMVGDRCSDVGAANAAGLRQAFLIRGTEPEACAGDSITIDSLAEMEQWLREQG; encoded by the coding sequence ATGGGCGAACGTGCGTTATTTCTGGACCGCGACGGTGTGGTGAACCACGAGGTCGGGTATCTGTATCGCAGCGAGGATGTCCGCTGGGTCGATGGGATCTTTCCGCTGGTGCGCACGGCGATGGAGCTTGGGTACCGGACGGTCGTCGTCACCAACCAGAGCGGTATCGCGCGCGGGTATTACACCGAAGCGCAGTTTCATACGCTGATGGACTGGATGCGTGCGGAGTTTGCGGCCGAAGGCGCACGTTTAGATGCGGTGTACTACTGCCCGTTTCATCCTCGCCAGGGTGTAGGGGAGTACCAGAGGGAGAGCGATGACCGCAAGCCTGGGCCGGGGATGCTGCTGCGCGCGGCACAGGACCACGGACTCGATCTGTCGCGATCCGTGATGGTTGGGGACCGCTGCTCGGACGTGGGTGCGGCGAACGCAGCGGGGCTGCGCCAGGCGTTTCTCATCCGGGGCACGGAGCCCGAGGCGTGTGCGGGCGACTCGATCACGATCGACTCGCTGGCTGAAATGGAGCAATGGCTGCGCGAACAGGGGTAG
- the rfbC gene encoding dTDP-4-dehydrorhamnose 3,5-epimerase → MQVLDTTLSDVKLLRPQKFGDARGWFTETYNAMRFEAAGLPAQFVQDNQSFSTRGVLRGLHYQLGEPQGKLVRVLSGHIWDVAVDIRQSSPQFGQWAGFHLKPVTDDGALEMLWIPEGFAHGFLVLSETAEVLYKTTRGYYPAGERCLVWNDPKLAITWPLEGLDVSVSGKDAIGKLLSEAELPE, encoded by the coding sequence ATGCAAGTTCTGGATACAACGCTGTCTGACGTCAAGCTGCTCCGCCCTCAAAAGTTCGGCGATGCCCGCGGCTGGTTCACCGAAACTTATAACGCAATGCGTTTTGAAGCGGCAGGGCTCCCGGCACAGTTTGTGCAGGACAACCAGTCGTTTTCCACCCGTGGCGTCCTCCGCGGTCTGCATTATCAGCTCGGCGAGCCCCAGGGTAAGCTGGTGCGCGTGCTCAGCGGCCACATTTGGGACGTTGCCGTCGACATTCGCCAGTCTTCGCCCCAGTTCGGCCAGTGGGCAGGCTTCCACCTCAAGCCCGTAACCGACGACGGCGCGCTGGAAATGCTGTGGATTCCCGAAGGGTTTGCCCACGGCTTCCTCGTCCTCTCCGAGACAGCCGAAGTCCTCTACAAGACCACGCGCGGCTACTATCCCGCAGGCGAACGCTGCCTTGTCTGGAACGACCCCAAGCTCGCCATTACCTGGCCGCTCGAGGGGCTCGACGTCTCCGTCTCCGGCAAGGACGCCATCGGCAAACTGCTCTCCGAAGCCGAACTGCCCGAGTAA
- a CDS encoding alpha-amylase family glycosyl hydrolase → MLPMLRRRLLHRHGTWEHQSSMASSDFKPSQWWQTGVVYQVYPRSFQDTNGDGVGDLRGIIARLDYFRSLGVDTLWISPFYPSPMADFGYDVADYTDVDPLFGSLADFDELLAEAHKRGLRVVLDFVPNHTSDLHAWFLESRSSRESPKRDWYIWHDAPPAGDDFKPARERLPNNWTSQFGGSAWEWDERTEQFYLHSFLKQQPDLNWRNPQVRAAMYEAMQFWLDRGVDGFRMDVLWLLIKDQYFRNNPPNPEFHGDMHDHAATLPVFTANQAETLMIVAEMRTLLDTYGDTLTPEKKNLEGESNRVLIGEIYLPLAELIEYYGTEKKGALSEPGVPQLNGANLPFNFHLIQTRWEAAAVAQIITDYERLLPDGAWPNYVLGNHDQSRLATRIGKQQTRAAAMLLLTLRGTPTMYYGDELGMEDVPITPNQVQDPAEKNEPGKGRGRDPERSPMLWIPAENAGFTFPDVKPWLPIEREFETKNAAVQSKDLKSIFTLYRTLLHYRRTFDTLHAGGITDVHAEGSVLRFKRTTPENGDAADFQVLLNLGSEIATVHCAKGKVLVTTLLDGTGADVDGEVTLEAGEGLLIALEE, encoded by the coding sequence ATGCTCCCGATGTTACGCCGCCGCTTGCTGCACCGCCATGGGACGTGGGAGCATCAGAGCAGTATGGCGTCCAGTGACTTCAAGCCCTCGCAGTGGTGGCAGACCGGTGTGGTCTACCAGGTGTATCCGCGTTCCTTTCAAGATACGAATGGTGATGGCGTCGGCGATCTGCGCGGCATCATCGCGCGGCTCGACTACTTCCGTTCGCTGGGCGTAGACACGCTGTGGATCTCGCCCTTCTACCCGTCGCCGATGGCGGATTTCGGCTACGACGTGGCGGATTACACAGACGTCGATCCGCTCTTTGGCTCGTTGGCTGACTTTGACGAGCTGCTGGCTGAGGCGCACAAGCGCGGTCTGCGCGTCGTTCTGGACTTTGTGCCGAACCATACGTCGGACCTGCATGCGTGGTTTCTGGAGTCGCGTTCGTCGCGCGAAAGTCCGAAGCGCGACTGGTACATCTGGCACGATGCGCCTCCGGCAGGGGATGATTTCAAGCCTGCGCGCGAGCGTCTGCCAAACAACTGGACATCGCAGTTCGGCGGCTCGGCGTGGGAGTGGGATGAGCGCACGGAGCAGTTCTATCTGCACTCGTTTTTGAAGCAGCAACCGGACTTGAACTGGCGTAACCCGCAGGTTCGCGCGGCGATGTATGAGGCGATGCAGTTCTGGCTCGATCGCGGCGTCGATGGCTTCCGCATGGATGTGCTGTGGCTGCTAATCAAGGACCAGTACTTCCGTAACAATCCGCCGAACCCTGAGTTCCACGGCGACATGCATGACCATGCGGCGACGCTGCCGGTCTTCACCGCCAATCAGGCCGAGACGCTCATGATCGTTGCGGAGATGCGGACGCTTCTCGACACTTACGGCGATACGCTGACGCCGGAGAAGAAGAACCTGGAAGGCGAGTCGAATCGTGTGTTGATCGGTGAGATTTATCTGCCGCTCGCTGAGTTGATCGAGTACTACGGGACGGAGAAGAAGGGGGCGCTGAGCGAGCCGGGTGTGCCGCAGCTAAACGGCGCGAACCTGCCGTTCAACTTCCACCTGATCCAGACGCGCTGGGAGGCTGCTGCTGTTGCGCAGATCATCACCGATTACGAGCGTCTGCTGCCCGATGGAGCGTGGCCGAACTATGTGCTGGGGAACCACGATCAGTCGCGTCTGGCAACGCGTATCGGCAAGCAGCAGACGCGCGCAGCAGCGATGCTGCTGTTGACGCTGCGTGGCACGCCGACGATGTACTACGGCGACGAACTCGGCATGGAAGATGTGCCGATTACGCCAAACCAGGTGCAGGATCCGGCCGAGAAGAATGAGCCTGGCAAGGGTCGCGGACGCGATCCGGAGCGTTCGCCGATGTTGTGGATCCCGGCGGAGAACGCGGGCTTTACCTTCCCGGACGTGAAGCCGTGGCTGCCGATAGAACGAGAGTTCGAGACGAAGAATGCGGCGGTGCAGTCGAAGGACCTGAAGTCGATCTTCACGCTGTATCGCACGCTGCTGCACTATCGGCGTACGTTTGACACGCTTCATGCAGGCGGCATCACGGACGTTCACGCGGAGGGAAGCGTCCTGCGGTTCAAGCGCACGACGCCTGAGAACGGCGACGCCGCAGACTTTCAGGTTCTGCTGAACCTCGGTAGTGAGATTGCCACGGTGCACTGCGCGAAGGGCAAGGTACTGGTGACGACGCTGCTCGACGGCACGGGTGCGGACGTTGATGGCGAGGTGACGCTGGAGGCAGGGGAAGGACTGTTGATTGCTCTGGAGGAGTAG
- a CDS encoding sugar transferase produces MKRFFDVAVVLAISPVLVPVVVVIAAAIRLTSPGPIFFFHRRIRSHGDFFSMWKFRTMCVNSAEVLDQYLKAHPEARAEWLHTHKLQNDPRVTRVGSFLRRTSLDELPQLWNVLTGSMSLVGPRPIVATEVEKYGDSFADYSAVTPGITGLWQVSGRSRTTYAERVELDRSYARNWSFRGDLMILVRTVTSVVNQDGAY; encoded by the coding sequence GTGAAGCGATTTTTTGATGTTGCAGTGGTTCTCGCGATTTCGCCTGTGTTGGTTCCTGTCGTCGTGGTGATCGCTGCGGCAATACGCTTGACCTCACCCGGCCCGATTTTCTTCTTTCATCGCCGCATTCGCTCGCATGGCGACTTCTTCTCTATGTGGAAGTTTCGGACGATGTGCGTGAACTCCGCAGAGGTGCTCGACCAGTACCTGAAGGCGCATCCAGAAGCCCGGGCAGAGTGGCTGCATACGCACAAATTGCAGAATGATCCGCGCGTGACGCGCGTGGGCTCCTTCCTCCGTCGTACTTCGCTGGATGAGTTGCCGCAGCTTTGGAACGTTCTGACGGGCTCGATGAGTCTGGTGGGGCCGCGTCCCATCGTAGCGACTGAGGTCGAGAAGTATGGCGATTCGTTTGCGGACTACTCGGCCGTAACGCCGGGAATTACCGGTCTGTGGCAGGTCTCGGGGCGTTCGCGCACCACGTATGCCGAGCGGGTTGAGCTGGATCGCAGCTATGCGCGCAACTGGTCTTTCCGCGGCGACTTGATGATTCTGGTGCGTACCGTGACGTCTGTCGTCAACCAGGACGGCGCGTACTAA
- a CDS encoding glycosyltransferase, with protein MRIAVVHHWFVTRGGGERVAECIAALFPSAEIFTLVAGPAGTPESFAGRKLHTSFLQKLPLARTNHRHFLPLYPQAAESLDLRGFDLVLSSDSGPVKGVRLDAGARHICYCHSPMRYLWDGFAQYRAAMGTVTGAAFTLTAPRVRRWDHRAAQRVTWFLANSAYVADRIARCYDKPSEVIHPPIDLHRAPLTLDAPVGEAYLCAGRLVSYKRTELLIEACRKLGRKLRVAGAGPELEKLKALAAGDSQIEFLGELPTAELWGEFARCRALLFAADEDFGMIPLEAQACGRPVIAYGAGGSLETVKAPETGTYFGEQTPESVAEAILRWEAEGEPVFAPSAARAWAESFATPLFLARYREFVLAHVPEAAAMAVTVEQAMKVLR; from the coding sequence GTGCGGATTGCCGTAGTTCATCACTGGTTTGTCACGCGGGGCGGCGGAGAGCGCGTCGCGGAGTGCATTGCTGCGCTCTTTCCTTCGGCGGAGATTTTTACCCTGGTAGCCGGACCGGCGGGAACGCCGGAGAGCTTTGCCGGGCGTAAGCTGCATACTTCCTTTCTGCAGAAACTGCCCCTGGCTAGAACGAATCACAGGCATTTTCTGCCACTGTATCCGCAGGCTGCGGAGTCGCTGGACCTGCGCGGCTTCGATCTGGTTCTGTCGTCGGACTCTGGCCCCGTAAAAGGCGTTCGGCTGGACGCGGGAGCGCGTCATATCTGCTACTGCCACTCACCGATGCGCTATCTGTGGGACGGTTTTGCGCAGTACCGGGCCGCCATGGGCACGGTGACCGGTGCGGCGTTTACGCTGACGGCTCCTCGGGTGCGTCGCTGGGACCACAGAGCGGCCCAGCGGGTGACGTGGTTTCTGGCCAACTCGGCGTACGTGGCCGATCGCATTGCGCGCTGCTATGACAAGCCGAGCGAGGTAATTCATCCCCCGATTGATCTCCACCGAGCGCCGCTGACGCTGGATGCGCCGGTCGGGGAAGCGTATCTGTGCGCGGGGCGGCTGGTTTCCTACAAACGGACGGAGTTGCTGATCGAGGCGTGCCGCAAGCTCGGCCGCAAGCTGCGTGTGGCGGGTGCCGGACCGGAGCTGGAAAAGCTGAAAGCGCTGGCCGCGGGCGATAGCCAGATTGAGTTTCTGGGCGAGCTGCCGACGGCGGAGCTTTGGGGCGAGTTTGCGCGTTGCCGGGCGCTATTGTTTGCAGCAGATGAAGACTTCGGGATGATTCCGCTGGAGGCGCAGGCTTGTGGGCGGCCGGTGATCGCGTACGGTGCGGGCGGGTCGCTGGAGACGGTAAAGGCTCCGGAGACCGGCACGTACTTTGGCGAGCAGACCCCTGAGTCCGTGGCCGAGGCGATTCTGCGCTGGGAAGCCGAAGGCGAGCCAGTGTTTGCGCCTTCTGCGGCGCGAGCGTGGGCGGAAAGCTTTGCGACTCCGCTATTTCTGGCGCGCTATCGAGAGTTTGTGCTGGCCCATGTGCCGGAGGCGGCGGCTATGGCCGTGACGGTGGAGCAGGCGATGAAGGTGTTGCGATGA
- a CDS encoding DUF4339 domain-containing protein, translating into MLFRIARNGQMYGPYTEDDVRRYLATGNVLPTDLAQAQGTEDWLPVSELFPEAPLTGQVPPAPYPGGLPQLFPDPPDFPWWAVLLLSIVTGGLFTVVWGVVQSAWLRRIDRTCVSIYLYLINAVVFLLRAPSIFHSVHHNIFGTNVYVAPHPVLGTLSFVLFLLTRFMFRAELLKHFNGPEPIGLRLGGVMTFFFGVTYFQFHFNRINELKRALRVSVPS; encoded by the coding sequence ATGCTCTTTCGCATTGCACGCAACGGACAGATGTACGGCCCCTATACCGAGGATGACGTGCGTCGCTACCTCGCCACCGGCAACGTTCTGCCGACGGACCTGGCCCAGGCGCAGGGCACAGAGGACTGGCTGCCCGTCTCGGAGCTTTTCCCGGAGGCTCCTCTGACCGGGCAGGTACCGCCCGCGCCGTACCCCGGTGGGCTGCCGCAGTTGTTTCCTGATCCGCCGGATTTTCCGTGGTGGGCTGTGCTGCTGCTGTCGATTGTTACCGGTGGGCTATTCACGGTGGTCTGGGGAGTGGTGCAGTCGGCCTGGCTGCGGCGCATCGACCGCACCTGCGTCTCGATCTATCTCTACCTGATCAATGCCGTGGTGTTCCTGCTGCGCGCGCCGTCGATCTTCCATAGCGTTCACCACAACATCTTTGGAACGAACGTCTATGTGGCTCCGCACCCGGTGCTGGGAACGCTGTCGTTTGTGCTCTTCCTGCTGACTCGCTTCATGTTCCGCGCAGAGTTGCTGAAGCACTTCAACGGGCCGGAGCCGATTGGCTTGCGCCTGGGCGGTGTGATGACGTTCTTCTTCGGCGTCACGTACTTCCAGTTCCACTTCAATCGCATCAACGAGCTCAAGAGAGCGCTCCGGGTGAGCGTACCGAGCTAG
- the gatC gene encoding Asp-tRNA(Asn)/Glu-tRNA(Gln) amidotransferase subunit GatC: MSESSIESSSSGAVSLEEVRHVAQLANVELTAEELPRMAKDLNAVLGYIAELNELDVTGVPAMAQASEVLGLAPATHGETLRVDAVKPSVDRAAVMAEAPESDGRFFKVPKVIER; this comes from the coding sequence ATGAGTGAATCGAGCATTGAGTCGAGCAGCAGCGGCGCGGTATCGCTGGAAGAAGTGCGCCATGTGGCGCAGCTTGCCAACGTGGAGCTGACGGCCGAAGAACTGCCTCGCATGGCAAAGGATTTGAACGCGGTGCTGGGCTACATTGCCGAGCTGAACGAACTGGACGTAACGGGTGTGCCCGCAATGGCGCAGGCCAGTGAGGTGCTCGGCCTGGCACCCGCAACGCATGGCGAAACGCTGCGTGTCGATGCGGTGAAGCCTTCGGTAGACCGCGCTGCGGTGATGGCCGAGGCCCCGGAGAGCGATGGCCGCTTCTTTAAGGTTCCGAAGGTGATTGAGCGCTAG
- a CDS encoding VOC family protein, whose translation MNKVTPFLWFNDNAEEAAEFYLGLFARTKKISELRSSGIGPWPEGKLATITLELEGQQVVFLNGGPGYALTPAFSFSVTCETQEEIDGYWEKILAAGGKVMACGWITDPFGLSWQIVPKNIGEVIKHPKAMAAMMEMEKLDIAVLEAAAQE comes from the coding sequence ATGAACAAGGTCACACCGTTTCTCTGGTTCAACGACAATGCGGAAGAAGCAGCGGAGTTTTATCTCGGGCTGTTTGCTCGCACGAAGAAGATCAGTGAACTGCGGTCGTCGGGCATAGGGCCGTGGCCTGAGGGCAAGCTTGCCACGATCACTCTTGAGCTCGAAGGCCAGCAGGTCGTGTTTCTCAACGGTGGACCGGGGTATGCGTTGACGCCAGCGTTCTCGTTTAGCGTGACCTGCGAGACGCAGGAAGAGATTGACGGCTACTGGGAGAAGATTCTGGCTGCGGGTGGAAAGGTGATGGCGTGTGGGTGGATCACTGATCCCTTTGGGCTAAGCTGGCAGATAGTGCCGAAGAATATTGGCGAAGTCATCAAGCATCCCAAGGCGATGGCCGCCATGATGGAGATGGAGAAGCTCGATATCGCGGTGCTGGAAGCTGCGGCGCAAGAGTAA